The Saccharomycodes ludwigii strain NBRC 1722 chromosome II, whole genome shotgun sequence genome window below encodes:
- the COS111 gene encoding Cos111p (similar to Saccharomyces cerevisiae YBR203W | COS111 | Ciclopirox Olamine Sensitive), which translates to MTETVLRLVPNVTNNDSLSTVKPEATVTTNVIGEGVREKDTSEQKHGVNNLEGENTNKTEPELSTTTTISCNPCNLSTIHSSTHKPLFKLKSNETTITNSTLQVKNCSTNLDTSSLLTTATNTTADSSIKSKNPSNKKFFFSKLQNNNNNATANKNEDTFSLFSLKSSSSGHHDNNKNNDNGGTGILHLKKFSLRYQRKKIVEKVSYKDINQLPVELISKILLYVLNVDQNQDDAYKTVVGCLYVCKKFYYASKMVLYLNINLKSTYRVAQLVTSLRSHPDNGKLVRVIDFSNLQNGEIKISPAPSTNKNNNTNNASAESSSSCPSQDSTNLAYAGWRDWRLRNDPLYNPNKLTTVSSTSNTNGAGNNLSIRRTRTNSIASSIYSKQSAMSTSTNLTQVSTSSSMNSTNSFTGAGNTVSGPIANSTATATNSHMRKKRSNTVSTLMRFDANNSNASVNIGSGNASNNGDVITKNYTTKSSINRKKSNSLDNTSRSFLQMFLKNNSNSNSTTASLDSSDNNVNENKRRQNPNKKKLLKSNNNITSNIKSSNNRSKKASVKNDSIPECQETVTKLNYQPFKEKHPYTNKFLHKYRLNKDLPYGYVLHLLNHCPNLVTLNLSGVSLSDDFKLVKKQQLQPYSSLCKTYSTRSLLDDEERVQPIYFSDTGYHHNVHQLNLEKLTVLDIFQVLGNKLSFLQQIIMRDCLWLQEQNVKYLILTHCREIAKDLTTVNSTDTHFYYNFMHSGMSKDSNWGTKGSLYDFLILLGLNQVYHMDDIDLENVFNLKKPIFLLPTENCIAESGYIELGLGIKCKIVLFQNDDTKYNFKLEEETDDNGNKIFTIECTLQDYIGDLNAERPDYINGHNGRDKNSNITGNTIKIVRQIYNKIQYLRNLHTRYNIGYNMLWPLQY; encoded by the coding sequence ATGACAGAAACAGTTTTGCGACTTGTTCCTAATGTCACTAATAATGACTCATTATCCACAGTTAAACCGGAAGCTACTGTTACCACAAATGTTATTGGCGAAGGAGTTAGAGAAAAAGATACAAGCGAACAGAAACATGGTGTCAATAACTTAGAAGGGgaaaataccaataaaaCGGAACCTGAATTATCCACTACTACCACAATCAGCTGCAACCCTTGCAATTTATCCACAATTCATAGCTCTACCCATAAACCTTTGTTTAAGCTGAAATCCAACGAAACAACAATTACCAATTCTACGCTCCAGGTTAAAAACTGCAGTACGAATTTGGATACCTCTAGCTTATTAACAACCGCTACAAACACTACTGCAGATTCCTCTATTAAGTCGAAAAATccaagtaataaaaaatttttcttcagtaaattgcaaaataataacaataacgctactgctaataaaaatgaagacacattttcattgttttctttaaaaagcTCATCATCTGGGCATCAtgacaacaataaaaataatgataacgGTGGTACTGGTATATTACatttgaaaaagttttCATTGCGTTATCAAAGGAAGAAAATTGTTGAAAAGGTCTcttataaagatattaatCAGTTACCAGTTGAGTTAATATCCAAAATTTTACTCTATGTTTTGAATGTGGATCAGAATCAAGATGATGCCTATAAAACCGTTGTTGGCTGTTTATACGTTtgtaaaaagttttattacGCTTCTAAAATGgtgttatatttaaatattaatttgaaGTCTACATACAGAGTGGCACAGTTGGTTACAAGTTTAAGATCTCATCCTGATAATGGTAAATTAGTGCGTGTTATAGATTTTTCCAATCTACAAAATGGTGAAATCAAAATTTCTCCTGCACCATctacaaataaaaacaataacactAACAATGCCAGCGCCGAGTCTTCTAGTTCATGTCCGTCGCAAGATTCTACAAATTTAGCTTATGCTGGATGGAGAGACTGGAGGTTAAGAAACGATCCACTATACAATCCAAATAAATTGACCACTGTTTCAAGCACGAGCAACACTAATGGTGCAGGGAATAACCTTTCTATTagaagaacaagaacaaaTTCAATAGCATCATCCATTTATTCTAAACAAAGTGCCATGTCAACTAGTACAAATCTGACGCAAGTTTCTACCTCTTCCTCAATGAATTCAACCAATTCTTTTACTGGTGCGGGAAATACTGTATCGGGCCCTATCGCTAATTCTACTGCCACAGCAACTAATAGCCACATGAGGAAAAAGAGAAGTAACACCGTTAGCACTTTAATGAGGTTTGACGcaaataatagcaatgcTAGTGTTAATATAGGTAGTGGCAATGCGTCGAATAATGGCGATGTGATTACCAAAAACTATACTACTAAGAGTAGTATTAACAGAAAGAAGAGTAACAGTTTGGACAACACCTCAAGAAGTTTTTTGCaaatgtttttgaaaaataatagcaacAGTAATTCTACTACTGCTTCCCTTGATAGTAGTGACAATAAcgttaatgaaaataagaGGCGACAAAAtcctaataaaaaaaaattattaaaatctaataataacatcactagcaatattaaaagtagCAACAATAGAAGCAAGAAAGCTAGTGTTAAGAATGATTCCATACCAGAATGTCAAGAAACTGTTACTAAGTTAAATTATCAAccttttaaagaaaaacatCCATATACAAATAAGTTTTTGCATAAATACCGGTTAAATAAGGATTTGCCATATGGGTATGTTTTGcatttattaaatcatTGCCCCAATTTAGTTACATTGAATTTAAGTGGTGTTTCTTTGAGTGATGATTTTAAATTGGTTAAAAAGCAACAATTACAACCATATAGTAGTTTATGCAAGACTTATTCGACAAGGTCGCTGTTAGATGACGAAGAACGTGTCCAACCCATTTATTTTAGTGATACGGGTTATCATCACAATGTCCATCAATTGAACTTGGAAAAGTTAACAGTACTAGATATTTTCCAGGTTTTGGGTAATAAATTAAGTTTTTTACAACAGATAATAATGAGGGATTGTCTATGGCTGCAAGAACAAAAtgttaaatatttgattttgacACATTGCAGAGAAATTGCAAAGGATTTGACGACTGTTAACAGTACGGATACCCATTtctattataattttatgcACTCAGGAATGAGCAAAGATTCAAATTGGGGTACCAAAGGTAGCTTATACGATTTCTTAATACTGTTAGGCTTAAACCAAGTCTATCATATGGATGATATAGACTTGGAAAATGtgtttaatttaaaaaaaccgatttttttattgccCACAGAAAATTGTATTGCAGAGAGCGGATATATTGAGTTGGGCCTAGGCATTAAATGtaaaattgttttgttCCAAAATGATgatacaaaatataattttaaattggaAGAGGAAACTGATGACAATGgcaataaaatttttactATCGAATGTACATTACAGGATTATATTGGAGATTTGAATGCTGAAAGACCTGATTATATCAATGGTCATAATGGTCGtgataaaaattcaaacaTTACTGGTAATACTATCAAGATTGTTCGTCAAATTTACAACAAAATTCAGTACCTGAGGAACTTGCACACAAGATATAATATCGGGTATAATATGTTATGGCCGCtacaatattaa
- the ALD6 gene encoding aldehyde dehydrogenase (NADP(+)) ALD6 (similar to Saccharomyces cerevisiae YPL061W | ALD6 | ALdehyde Dehydrogenase): MILPKNARNLVRTSTSLKSSTFFITAKFSFINNKRLLSTTGNLKNNLHYSKQKYPANPDSTKNYIIEKADEAIITLPNGVTYNQPTGLFINGEFIKSQDSSKIKVENPSTEEQICEVFSGTEADVEYAVNSAEKAFNPSWTHCDPKVRGKYLYKIAEIMEKKKDLIAAIESTDNGKTLELSAGDVSVAIDYVRSAAGQCDNCLGGRTIESGDGYVNYTVREPIGICGQIIPWNFPLLMLSWKVAPALATGNVVVLKPASLTPLNALFFAKIVQEAGLPKGVVNIIPGPGRSVGDAIINHPKVRKVAFTGSTTIGKDVALKAASSNLKKVTLELGGKSAHVVFNDAKMPTTLDNLVNGIFKNAGQICSSGSRIYVQSGIYDHLLASLKKHLEENIKVGSPFDPENYQGAIIGKSQFDNIMNYIAIGKKEGAKLLTGGERVGTKGYFIRPTIFYDVKEDMRIVKEEIFGPIVTISKFDTLEQVITMANDSEFGLGAGIETQNINTALYVSKYLHAGTCWINDYNSFHHGVPFGGFKQSGYGREMGVEALANYSDTKAIRIKLDI; the protein is encoded by the coding sequence ATGATTTTACCGAAAAATGCAAGGAATTTGGTTAGAACTTCGACATCACTAAAAAGTTCtaccttttttattacagcaaaattttcttttattaataataaaagactATTATCAACAACAGGGAATcttaaaaacaatttacattattcaaaacaaaaatatccaGCTAATCCAGACAGCACAAAGAATTATATAATTGAAAAAGCTGACGAagctattattactttacCGAATGGTGTCACTTATAACCAACCAACtggtttatttattaacgGCGAGTTCATTAAATCTCAAGATTcttctaaaataaaagttgaAAACCCTTCTACTGAAGAACAAATATGTGAAGTTTTCAGCGGTACAGAAGCCGATGTTGAGTACGCCGTAAACTCTGCTGAGAAAGCTTTCAATCCGTCTTGGACTCATTGTGATCCAAAAGTTAGAGGTAAGTATTTGTACAAGATTGCTGAAattatggaaaaaaaaaaagatttaattgCTGCTATTGAATCCACAGATAATGGTAAAACTTTGGAACTATCCGCAGGCGATGTTTCTGTAGCTATTGACTATGTGAGATCTGCTGCTGGCCAATGTGATAATTGTTTGGGTGGCAGAACTATCGAGAGTGGTGATGGCTATGTCAACTACACTGTTAGAGAACCAATAGGTATCTGTGGCCAAATTATACCATGGAATTTCCCCTTGCTAATGTTATCCTGGAAGGTTGCTCCCGCTCTAGCCACCGGtaatgttgttgttttaaagCCTGCTAGTTTAACTCCATTGAATGCGTTGTTTTTTGCCAAAATTGTACAAGAGGCCGGTCTTCCCAAAGGAGTGGTTAATATTATTCCGGGCCCCGGAAGATCTGTTGGTGATGCCATTATTAATCATCCAAAGGTTAGAAAAGTTGCATTCACTGGTTCCACTACTATTGGGAAAGATGTTGCACTAAAGGCTGCTTCATCTAATCTAAAGAAAGTTACTTTAGAATTGGGTGGCAAGAGTGCTCATGTGGTATTCAACGATGCGAAAATGCCAACTACTTTAGATAATTTAGTTAATggaattttcaaaaatgcTGGTCAAATTTGCTCATCTGGTTCTAGAATTTATGTCCAAAGCGGTATATATGACCATTTACTTGCCAGTTTAAAGAAACATTTGGAAGAAAACATTAAAGTTGGTTCTCCATTCGACCCAGAAAATTATCAAGGTGCTATCATCGGTAAATCCCAATTTGATAATATCATGAACTACATCGCTATAGGTAAGAAGGAAGGTGCTAAGCTTTTAACTGGTGGTGAAAGAGTTGGCACTAAAGGTTACTTTATTAGACCAACTATTTTTTATGATGTTAAAGAAGACATGAGAATCgtgaaagaagaaatatttgGTCCTATCGTAACTATTTCTAAATTTGATACTCTTGAACAGGTGATTACTATGGCAAACGACAGTGAATTTGGTTTAGGTGCTGGTATAGAGAcccaaaatattaatactgCTTTATATGTCTCTAAATATTTACATGCCGGTACATGTTGGATTAACGATTATAATTCTTTTCACCACGGTGTACCATTTGGAGGTTTTAAACAAAGTGGCTATGGAAGAGAGATGGGTGTGGAGGCATTGGCAAATTATTCTGATACAAAAGCAATTAGAATTAAATTGGatatttaa
- the HTC1 gene encoding Htc1p (similar to Saccharomyces cerevisiae YPL067C | putative protein of unknown function) produces the protein MTMKDQITISKPMTWYEIKSHIEKGDISIFNRTPDVAEKYHKHKENVTRKGSNLMEFMVKYKLHWDLNELQKLSEKYPTDKDKIDAILSDKSLYTLIVNNFPYNFDHNVYHLCLWSKIYIPLYIDVEKDDSRDYYSKDPACQLKIQKFWQMNLAELISECGGSKNVDYCWFINYPNLQSIRQISHIHILIYIDKHNVPHADELITKLLLKDGGDTSVVVA, from the coding sequence ATGACTATGAAAGATCAGATAACAATATCAAAACCAATGACATGGtatgaaattaaaagtcACATTGAAAAAGGTGACATTAGCATATTCAATCGAACCCCTGATGTAGCAGAAAAATATCATAAACATAAAGAAAATGTTACAAGAAAGGGTTCCAATTTAATGGAGTTTATGGTTAAATATAAACTGCATTGGGATTTAAACGAATTGCAAAAACTAAGTGAAAAATACCCTACTGATAAGGACAAAATTGACGCTATTCTGAGTGATAAAAGTTTATATACCTTAATTGTTAACAATTTCCCGTATAACTTTGATCATAATGTTTACCATTTATGTTTATGGTCCAAAATCTATATTCCTTTGTATATTGATGTAGAAAAAGATGATAGTAGAGATTATTATTCTAAGGATCCAGCCTGTCAAttgaaaattcaaaaattttggcAAATGAACTTAGCTGAATTAATTAGTGAGTGCGGTGGTTCGAAAAATGTGGATTATTGTTGGTTTATTAATTATCCCAATTTGCAAAGTATAAGACAAATTTCGcatattcatattttaatatatattgataaaCACAATGTCCCTCATGCTGATGAACTAATTACTAAATTGTTGTTAAAAGATGGTGGTGATACATCAGTAGTTGTAGCTTAA
- the DER1 gene encoding derlin (similar to Saccharomyces cerevisiae YBR201W | DER1 | Degradation in the Endoplasmic Reticulum) — MDRVLIDMVFDIPPITRLWAIGTIILSILRKTNIIDYHKTIKYSYELCFGKKQYYRLFFSLFDYGTFDYLSILSITFSIIHLRSLERDVFATTSRYISTIFLLLLFVVPMTKYYEPLSSVGLIIQENLIYYRSKCVNEEMLQFQNVAFINMFFSIFNKLMIYRKGFKFGTIVMDFLPGHLIFFFDKAIKKLYNVDIFEPPNERLSKYIQKKKEREKEEQDRLQGRLQDPQTSNGN; from the coding sequence ATGGATAGAGTGCTAATTGATATGGTTTTTGATATCCCACCAATTACACGACTATGGGCTATAGGAACGATAATATTATCTATCTtgagaaaaacaaatataattgATTACCacaaaacaattaaatattcATATGAGTTATGTTTTGGCAAAAAACAATACTatagactttttttttcgttattTGATTATGGAACATTTGATTATTTGTCAATTTTAAGTATAACTTTCTCAATAATACATTTGAGATCATTAGAAAGAGATGTTTTCGCCACGACAAGCAGGTATATTTCCACGATATTTTTGCTACTTTTATTTGTCGTTCCAATGACCAAATATTATGAGCCTCTATCATCGGTTGGCTTAATCATACAGGAAAATTTGATTTACTATAGATCGAAATGTGTTAATGAGGAAATGCTTCAGTTTCAAAATGTTGCATTTAtcaatatgtttttttcaattttcaaTAAGCTGATGATTTATAGGAAAGGCTTTAAATTTGGAACTATAGTGATGGACTTTTTACCAGGacatttgatatttttttttgacaaaGCCATTAAAAAGCTATATAATGTGGATATTTTTGAACCCCCTAATGAAAGATTAAGtaaatatattcaaaagaagaaggaaagggaaaaagaagaacaagaTCGTCTACAAGGTCGTCTACAAGATCCTCAAACCAGCAATGGCAACTGA
- the BTS1 gene encoding farnesyltranstransferase (similar to Saccharomyces cerevisiae YPL069C | BTS1 | Bet Two Suppressor), which yields MNEKLLDEICCNAPLWNKDLEELVTRPYNYLSNNTSGKNFRTLLIKNFNEIYYHLPPDKVELICLVAEKLHNASLIIDDIEDNSEQRRGLKTCHLVYGIAGSLNSANYAYFEALQLLIDYNKLIDRNDLRLLTIIKIFNEELLNLHRGQGLDIYWRDYMIRVKDLIPKEIDYYNMVMNKTGGLFRLIIKLMQCYIRPEEENIKQNEENVHFCNLLGILYQVKDDYLNLIETTEVSINKGTFAEDITEGKFSFPIIHGINYELERENSSFIYNILRSKTKNPETKRKVLDYLKNESKSLDYTKDKIIEIGELIKKKYLSDTKKFQKLIQIIDKLIYGK from the coding sequence AtgaatgaaaaattattggatGAAATATGCTGCAATGCTCCGCTTTGGAATAAAGATTTAGAGGAACTGGTTACTAGGCCATACAATTATTTAAGTAATAACACTAGTGgtaaaaattttagaactcttttaataaaaaattttaatgagatatattatcatttacCCCCAGATAAAGTAGAATTAATATGTTTAGTTGCAGAAAAATTACATAATGCAAGCTTAATTATCGACGATATTGAAGATAATTCAGAACAGAGAAGGGGTTTAAAAACTTGTCACTTGGTCTATGGTATTGCTGGAAGTTTAAATAGCGCAAACTATGCTTATTTTGAGGCATTACaattattaattgattataataaattaatcgATCGTAACGATTTAAgattattaacaataattaaGATTTTTAATGAAGAATTATTGAATTTACATAGGGGACAAGGCTTGGATATATACTGGAGGGACTATATGATACGTGTAAAAGACCTGATCCCCAAAGAaattgattattataacatGGTTATGAACAAAACGGGTGGACTATTTAGGTTAATTATCAAATTAATGCAATGCTACATTAGGCCTGAAgaggaaaatattaaacaaaacgAGGAAAATGTgcatttttgtaatttattAGGTATCTTATATCAAGTCAAAGATGATTATTTAAACTTAATTGAAACTACGGAGGTTTCTATCAATAAAGGTACTTTTGCAGAAGATATAACCGAAGGCAAATTTTCATTCCCAATAATTCATGGCATAAACTATGAGTTGGAGAGAGAAAATTCCTCCTTTATTTACAACATATTAAGATCAAAGACAAAAAATCCAGAAACTAAAAGAAAGGTACTtgattatttgaaaaatgaatcAAAAAGTTTGGACTATacaaaagataaaattatagaaaTTGGGGAgcttattaaaaagaaatatttaagCGATACCAAAAAGTTCCAGAAATTAATTCAAATCATTGATAAGTTAATAtatggaaaataa
- the MUK1 gene encoding guanine nucleotide exchange factor MUK1 (similar to Saccharomyces cerevisiae YPL070W | MUK1 | coMpUtationally-linked to Kap95): protein MFHTPPIDNTRYDLTQSIKSSYSSSNNGDSDDILSTDTGITTNSNSSNTSQSEITNGTVTKSKDTKVKCTEAKQQKELKQQGEEMKKMESTSKEDDTSDTNNKNLKIPDELPLELTRLMQLFIEDLKQPKYDKPISINQLAGYFQKFYIQFHKAATNYCDSKISGIPPATTTQSTTSLSIYSPFGFMSAKDHLSSGLSGIFGRSRSSSNVSINNNDNTVTTVTNNPRVSNNNTQLMLSPSELEYKKTCVKKYMELLEMDLFHMISLLDTSADEKQPNSKNTTHTKFRTYALFRNSGNYIDYDRLFDEKLWELHKIYEKYDLSDFLHMSTPEFDKLKNDTDTCQDEQESAIDMKSPHVFERILHELVIDRLSPIEKMSALFQLQDEILKNLNNPGNDELLSSLIYVIIKYPKKHIFLCFEFMKLFRNKSSLVGKELFTLTNLEAALYFISDLTELPNGIPSTDLFTFRISDAIKIPVFGEDSNDGEKLRDANSDIHISFSELSLQNIISGITTTATATTSFNNNNNGNNSTSTTTTGGGTVAAAAVTNNSTNNNTLNNNSAGIRNRSLSNLTSLKSVLGRLYSSPPPSTSNTPISKVDIPKSTSNHSLKLDFTNTNTIDSQIAEDYKKFQGRDFDSLSISELREVFEIYQMLVQ, encoded by the coding sequence ATGTTTCATACACCACCTATAGATAACACTCGATATGATCTGACACaatcaataaaatcatcttattcttcttctaataatggtgattcagatgatattttatcaacaGATACTGGAATAACCACTAATTCAAATTCATCAAACACGTCGCAATCTGAGATTACTAATGGGACGGTTACAAAATCTAAGGACACAAAGGTCAAGTGTACTGAGGccaaacaacaaaaagaaCTTAAACAACAGGGAGaggaaatgaaaaaaatggaatcAACTTCAAAAGAAGATGATACAAGTGAcacaaataacaaaaaccTAAAAATACCAGATGAATTACCACTCGAATTAACCCGTTTAATGCAACTTTTTATTgaagatttaaaacaaCCCAAGTACGACAAACCTATTAGTATAAACCAATTAGCTggatattttcaaaaattttatattcagTTCCACAAAGCTGCAACAAACTATTGTGATAGTAAAATATCAGGTATTCCGCCTGCTACCACCACTCAAAGTACTACTTCATTATCCATATATTCCCCATTTGGGTTTATGTCTGCTAAGGATCATTTAAGCTCAGGATTAAGCGGTATATTTGGACGTAGTAGGAGTAGCAGTAATgtatcaataaataataacgataatACAGTTACCACAGTTACTAATAACCCCAGAGTtagcaataacaatacaCAATTAATGTTGTCACCATCTGAAttagaatataaaaaaacttgcgtcaaaaaatatatggaattattagaaatgGATTTGTTTCACATGATAAGCCTATTAGATACCAGTGCAGATGAAAAACAGCCAAACTCAAAAAATACTACTCATACAAAATTTAGAACATACGCTTTATTTAGGAATAGTGGGAATTATATAGATTATGATCGGCTAtttgatgaaaaattatGGGAATTGCATAAGATATACGAGAAATATGATCTAAGTGATTTTTTGCATATGAGTACTCCtgaatttgataaattaaaaaacgATACTGACACTTGTCAAGACGAACAGGAAAGTGCCATAGATATGAAGAGTCCCCATGTTTTTGAACGAATTTTGCATGAATTAGTTATTGATAGACTGTCACCCATAGAAAAAATGAGTGCTTTATTTCAATTACAAGatgaaattttgaaaaacttaAATAACCCGGGAAATGACGAATTACtatcatcattaatatatgtaattataaaataccCGAAAAAACATATCTTTTTATGTTTCGAATTTATGAAGTTATTTAGGAATAAAAGTAGTTTAGTGGGTAAAGAACTATTCACTTTAACGAATTTAGAGGCAGCTCTCTATTTTATCAGTGATTTAACAGAATTGCCCAATGGTATTCCCTCAACCGATTTATTCACATTTAGGATATCAGATGCTATTAAAATACCTGTTTTTGGTGAAGATAGTAATGATGGTGAGAAATTAAGGGATGCTAATAGTGATATTCATATAAGTTTCAGCGAGTTGAGCTTGCAGAATATTATAAGTggtattactaccactGCCACAGCCACTACCtcttttaacaataataataatggtaataatagtacttctactactactactggtgGTGGTActgttgctgctgctgctgttaCTAACAATAgtactaataacaatacacTGAACAATAACTCTGCAGGTATAAGAAATAGATCACTATCTAATTTAACGTCATTAAAATCCGTTCTAGGAAGATTATATAGCAGCCCACCCCCAAGCACTTCAAACACTCCGATATCTAAAGTAGATATACCAAAATCTACTTCTAACCATTCACTAAAATTAGATTTTacaaatactaatactattGATAGTCAAATCGCTGAAGATTATAAGAAATTCCAAGGGCGCGATTTTGATAGTCTAAGTATTTCTGAGTTAAGGGAGgtatttgaaatatatcAGATGTTGGTTCAATGA